In Syntrophus gentianae, a single window of DNA contains:
- a CDS encoding THUMP domain-containing protein, producing the protein MPEWNAVVNVYEHGWKEAFDKLSGFGLLTKTSFLNVLLLKADDMPMLLQRLQEGLEKDPASWRFLSRLIPVTTTFTFQSPEAFEERAKEAVLKWVPELAGRSFHVRMRRRGFKGKLSSMDEERFLDAFLLDALEKAGTPGHIAFDDPDAIIVIETVGSWAGLSLWNREDLHRHPFIRTD; encoded by the coding sequence ATGCCGGAATGGAACGCCGTCGTCAACGTCTATGAGCACGGCTGGAAGGAGGCCTTCGATAAGCTCAGCGGTTTCGGGCTTCTTACGAAGACATCCTTTCTCAACGTGCTACTCCTGAAAGCCGACGACATGCCGATGCTACTCCAGCGACTTCAGGAAGGGTTGGAGAAGGACCCCGCATCGTGGAGGTTCCTTTCACGGCTGATTCCGGTGACCACCACCTTCACCTTCCAGTCGCCTGAAGCCTTTGAGGAACGGGCAAAAGAAGCGGTCCTCAAGTGGGTCCCGGAACTGGCCGGTCGGAGTTTTCACGTGAGAATGAGGAGGCGGGGGTTTAAAGGCAAGCTGTCCAGCATGGACGAAGAGCGCTTTCTCGATGCCTTTCTTCTGGACGCCCTCGAAAAGGCGGGAACACCGGGGCATATTGCCTTTGACGATCCGGATGCGATTATCGTCATTGAAACCGTCGGGTCATGGGCAGGTCTTTCGCTGTGGAACAGGGAAGACCTGCACCGTCATCCTTTTATCCGGACGGATTGA